The Mauremys reevesii isolate NIE-2019 linkage group 1, ASM1616193v1, whole genome shotgun sequence genome segment TGCTCTCCTTGCTGGACAGAGCTAATGCTCCTTCACTGGCTGGGTCCCACCTGCAAACTCCCTGGTTCAGAGGGGATAACTACTTTTGAACCTGAAAATCTTATTGTTGCACAcgaaaaaaaaaatgtaggttCTGtactatcatcatcatcatcataaaataagaattaatacttagcacttatggCACCTTCCACCCAACCAtctaaaaaaagagagaaaggatggtcttgtacaTACCGCATGGACTAGCACACAGGAGATCTGGTGCAGTCCCTGGTTCTGGCATAGGCGGGTTGTCTGCAAgccatttaatttctctgtgcttcagttcctcatctgtaaattaGAGCCAATAAAACGTTTTATCTCCAGTCCTTtgtctctcttgtctatttatGCCCCAACTCAGGAAAGctcttaaacatgtgcttaattttaagcacatgcttaactcccATGGACTTTAATGGGATTTATGCATGGGATTAAATGTTGTCCTGAATAGTGATGCTTTCCTGAAAGGGGCCTTAAactgtaagctcctcagggcaggcaCTCTGacaatgtgtttgtacagcacataaCACCATGGAACCCAGATCTTGTTTGGGGTGTCAGAGTGCTACTGTAATGCAGATAATAATAAATGAACAAAGTGTTTGACAAACATTACTGACTTAAGCCTCACAATACCCAGTAAATCAAGGAAATATGATCAGCCATCTTGACTTTACCCGAAGATTTAAAAAAGCCAACCACTTCCCAATCCAGCAGGCTGGGAAATGTTAGCTCTCTCTTTGTGTTTATtcacccccactcccactccgGGGTCttcttccacccccaccccccaccccccgcaactcTCTAATATTGCTTGCAAGACCCTTTTTTTCTGCGGGGACGCTATCAGCATCTCTGTGCAGAGCAACGGACACATCCACGCCAACAGTTTCTCCTTATTTCTTTAGAAAAACATTGATAAGTTTCCACACTCCTCGAGGTGCTCAGCGACCTTGGACTTTCACTGCGCTCCAGGAAAGTGacgggtgctcagcatctctcaggatcgGACTTTCCACCTGCCTTTCTTctttcccccagcctctctctccaaACCCCTCTCTCTCCTAAAATCTAGTATATTTCAGTGGCGTCCAAAGGCGCgcccctctctcccttcccaaaCGTCTCTATTTATGGGTCCCCGATGCTGCTAGATCTGCCATGCGTTTTCCTGCCCCACTTTACTCTGCAGCGACCGCTTTAACCCTGAGCTTAAGCACGGCAAATCGCCTCCTGCTTCGCCAGGAGAACAAGCCTCTGTGCAAGCTCATAGCTTGGGCACCTTGTCGGGGCTGGGTGAGACCCCCCCGAGCGGCCTGCCTCCCCTTCTGGTTGGGTTTGGGGCTGGTCCCAGAAAGACCTCTCCCTTCTCTGTGCGCCTCCAACCCCGAGGCTTGCCTACATCCCCCAGCCCATCAGCACTTGCTCCAGCCTCTGGGTCTCTTCCCAacccagcgccccccccctccccttgcagctccttccccagcccagttGTTTATTCAGCGGCTGGGAGAGCGGCACGCGCCTGGCGCACGCACTTGCAACAACAAACCCGGGAGGGGTAGGGCTGGCGGGGAGAGGCGGGTGAATGAATTGGAGGCCGTGCGGGAAGGGGGGGGCTGTTTCAAGcggaggcggggccgggccggggccagCGCGTGTGTGCGGGGCGCCCCGtgtgttgtgggttttttctcccccctccccaccccccccgcgtTGAAAAGGCAGCCTCGCTCCCCGGCCACTCACTGCAAAGCCGGGGAGCGTGGACGGCGCAAGGTGCAGagcgtgtggggagggggagggcggcGAAGGGTGGGGGGGACCCCGCAGGgggagtgtgtgttgggggaggggagaggccggcaAAGCCCCGGCCGCCCCTTATAAGAGACACAATCCCCAGCCGGCGGTGTGCAAAAGGGGCCTTTGCAAGGCAGGCAGCGCACACGCGAGCGCCACGAGCCTCCCCGCAGCCCGGTGCGCAGGGGGGCCgaggaggggggcagagagggagaaagCGCCGCGCTCTCTCCGTCCCCCCTGCGagtcccgccgccgccgccgcctcagcagcagcagcaagcggcCGCCGCGCGCCCGCCCGCTCGCCCGCCGCTGGCTGCCAATGGCCAGCGCCAGCCCTGCCAAGATGGACAGCGGCGCCAGCCAGTTCCTGCAGCCCGCCTGCTTCTTCGCCGCCGCCCAGAGcgtgccgccgccgccgccgccgccgctgagCCCGGCCGGCCGCCAGCCCTCGCCGGCCAGcaaggcggcggcggcggcgcccaAGCCCGTCAAGCGGCAGCGCTCGTCCTCCCCGGAGCTGATGCGCTGCAAGAGGCGGCTCAACTTCAGCGGCTTCGGCTACAGCCTCCCGCAGCAGCAGCCGGCGGCCGTGGCGCGGCGGAACGAGCGGGAGCGGAACCGGGTGAAGCTGGTGAACCTGGGCTTCGCCACCCTCAGGGAGCACGTCCCCAACGGGGCGGCCAACAAGAAGATGAGCAAAGTGGAGACGCTGCGCTCGGCCGTCGAGTACATCCGcgccctgcagcagctgctggacgAGCACGACGCCGTCAGCGCCGCCTTCCAGGCCGGGGTGCTGTCCCCCACCATCTCGCCCGGCTACTCCCACGACATGAACTCCATGGCAGGCTCCCCCGTCTCCTCCTATTCCTCCGACGACGGGTCCTACGACCCGCTGAGCCCCGAAGAGCAGGAGCTCCTGGACTTCACCAACTGGTTCTgagctctggctgcagcaggTGGGTTTGGCTTCTGCGGGAGCCGCTCTCGGGGCGCTCCCGGGCAGCCGGGGGATCTGTTATTACCGGGATCCCCAGCCTGGGGGTGgtattggggaagggagggggggctgtgcaGCCCTGGGAAGGGCTCAGTGACCACTCGTGAAGCTGCAGATGAgcagaattcccccccccccgccgcctcgaTCTTGCAGCTGCTTGTACCTAAGAGCTACCTTGATGCTGACTCTCTCTCTTGTTTGTTGTTACAGGACTGTTgcaaaaacaaaatgcattttttcccccagcggAAGGGGAAATACATAGCACACGAGGAGCTTGTCTCGCCTCTCCAAGAACACTGAAGCACTCACTGCCTTTGCACTCCGGTCAGTTTCACAAGACCAAGATGGATCTGAAAGCTGCGGGGACCACGGCACGATGAAGCATGTGTCCTCAAAAACATGTGTCATCCTATCCATCTAAGGAAGAGCACTGCCTAGCCTCAACATAGAGAggggctcttcccccacccccactacagTTGTAGCCCTTAAAGACTGGTGTTCATTACGCTATGGCCACAGTTAGTTTCCTAACGTTTGTGGAGATTTTGAAATTAAACTATGCTGTACTCAAAGAACCCTCTAaagtcacccctccccccaccactttGACTTTTTCCTACCATTTTCATCATCGAATGCTTCCAATCCTTTTTTTGTGAATTTTTTATTATAAGAAAATCTATTTGTATCTATCCTAACCAGTTTGGGGATATATTAAGCTATTTTTGTACATAAGAGAGAAATTTATAGAGGTTTTTTGTACAAATGGTTTTAAATGTGTATATcttgagactttttttaaaaaaacgatGTAATGCTTATTACCTCTTGATATTTAGACATGTAGTCAACATTACCTTTACCTTACAACTGCCATTTTTGTATGTGGTTTTGTAAAGGACTTGGAATTCCTCCAGATGTACTTTAGCACCAACGTGTCTTACTTTATAGAAACTTTGTTAATGTATTAATAATGTTTATTAAACAATGTTCAAAGTGAACAAAGTTTATGCAGCTATTGTCCAAACACCAAAATGGTAGCCATTTGTTTTTATAAGCTgccttttgaaaaaagaaaaaaaaggaagaaaaaagccCTTATACCACTGCCTTTTCTTACTGTTTTATTACAAACTTACAAAAGTCCTGTATAACCATGTTTTATACAAGCTAGTTTCGTaataaaacctttttttaaaattcaagtgATCAGCTGCCTATTGCATGTAATTTTATTTCTGCCACTGATAACTATGAATGTAAAGAGAAAAATGTTACGTGATAACATGTCAGAGATACGTTGCATATGGAGTATTTGTATGTATGCTGGATGTAACATATATATGCAAAGATACAGAGGTATTACAATTGTTTTCTTGCCCTTCTATGTTGCAAATGTGTATCCAAACCAAGAGGCTCCGGGGTGATTAATGGCTTCATTGTCCTTCATGAAATCACTGCACATTAAAGAATTTCCTAAAAGAATGAACCCTAAAAAAGAGGGCGCTCCATCCCACAATTTCACTGCTCTGACCGTCCTCTCACCGCCTCCAATGAAACAGGGTAGAGGAAAATAGGAGGAAACGTATAGTTAGAGCCACCGAAATAGACAAGCTACATTTTTGGTGGgccttttatatatttattttagacAAGCAATCAATAAAATCGTTGGGGGAAAGGGGGACTAGGGGGAATAAAAAACCCCAAGGTAGTAGAAATGACACTGATCTTCCTAAACTTATTATTCTGGCCAAATAGCGTGATCTGAGTGTAAAAGTACCCAATTACCAAGattcaaaaagatttttttttttggctagccTGCTTGTTGTCAGTTAGCAAGGACGTGACCAGAATTCGCctcccccttttttcccctcctgcattACTTGAAAATTCAGTTTGCGTGCATCAAGCCAAGCGGAAAGCAAAGCGCAAAATgcatctttaaaaaaacccaccacaaccaACAAAAACTGGGATAGCCCGCATGCCTCACAGAATTAAAAATCTAGCCTGATTGTGTACAGCTTTACTATTTATTTGCACggggctaatttaaaaaaaaaacttaaaacagAAAAAGTCATTGACTACACCGGAATTTAATGTAATTTTTCCATTGCTGCATTGCTTTAAACGTGAATTTCTATACATTCATTTCACTCCCGCCACCTCAAAATTATCAATATGTTACTTAAGCGTGTGGGGGGAATTACTAAATCCCTCATTACCTCAGAACAAACAGTCGTTGTTTTAACCCATCTTAGAACGAATGTTTAATTATGAAAATAATAACCGTTATAATGTCTCCAGCCATTCTCTCGCTAAAGGCACCTCAGCTTTTTATTTACCCACTTTTGCAAGTGTGTAGATAAGGTATGCAAAGAAAGTGTAGCGAGTAATTTATGGCTATGAATATAACATTAGGATAATGTTTCATTCTGTTACAAAGGCGAAATTTCTCTTCCTTGTGTAGACAGGTGTTCTTTTTTGCTCACTTCTGAATAGTAAATATCCAGACTCATTAAACTAAAGGCAAAGTTACGCTGTTATTTGCTACAGTGTATGAGGCAGACTCAGAAATtcatccctcttccccctccctcccccaggcctgaaaaaaaaagaaagcgagaaagaaaaagacatacAAACACACAGTTTTACTGAAGATAGGAAAGGCCAAAGCAGGATTGGGGTAAATCTCATTACATCTGCTCTAATCGCTTAGCAACACAAAGCCTTTTCTTGTATGAGGAGGGAGAGCCATTCAGTGCACCCTGACAAGCAGTATTCAGTTAGCTTTAGTAAACTCCATAAATCAGTGGCTTCTATCGGtcgcagtataagttttaaagcTACAAAGGACTATCAGAAAAATACAAAATGCAGATGGAGATTGCTGGGTCTTTGTTTTTAACGCTAGAAAGTGAGTTATTAACAAATTCATCTCACCCAAGTTTTTGATTTTGTTCCTCGGCGTAGCTAACTTCGAGCGTGCCTAAAAAGCGAAACAACATTTGTTGTAACTGGCTGATATTGGTGAAGTGCAGAGGACTGAACGAGAGCCCTATGCCTGGCTCGGCAAATTTAGATATTGCTTTAGATACGGGTTGAATATCTTCCTATAATGGTTCTGCACGGTTCAAATTAGGACCTGTAACCCTCCTGGAGTAACGGtcgtccccccaccccacatagcTGACAGTTCAAAACAAATCACAGGGCTTCTATTGTCAGAGCAAAGGTCAAGCCTGAAGGATCATAACTTTTAAAGTTTGGGTTCCCCCTAAAAAGCCCCTTCCTTCTTCCACTGGGTTCATTGGGAATCTGGATCCTCCCTTTTGAAGATCTACATCTGGTCCCATCCTTCATTCCCTGGGCGCTCAACATTTCCACTGCAGACAATGGGAACTTTGGGTGTAGACAAGGAATGTAGGATTGGTCCAATATTTTTTAGTTGCTGATAGGCTGACTTCATCCTGTACGCATGGTACTGCTGAACCCTATATTGGCACGTCTCACTTAAATTGAGAAGTGATTCTGACCATGCATTTTCAGTCTACTCGCTGTATGTCGTAAGGTAGTCAATGTATATCACATCAAGGTATATCATAAGGTAAAAGCAATGGCAGAAAAGTCCTTTACATGGTAGATAACTCTAAGATTAATCACATATTCACGTGGACCCGTGATGTGAGGCAAACTGCAAATAAGTGGCAATCTTCTGCAGTACTTGTGTGTTCAGGGCTATGTAATGGAAGCCCCATTTCCCTTTCTCGAGGGCAGTTTTCCTGCCTTGCAAACTTTAGCAACAAGAGTAGCAATGATCTGCTCGAATACGATCCAGGTGCTAAAAATGGAAGAATACTCAGCATTTCTTTATATgcgtggttttttttaaaataatactgtTTCTATTACTTTTCGAAGTAATCACCCTTTCAAGGTACATCATTCACCTCCATCCCCTGCATTTATACCCTACAGTAGCAGATTCCCaggaaaatgggggtgggggtggaaaagACGACTTTCCTCTTGATGCAGGTTTAAGTTATATTCTGTCTTTTGTATGCAAGATTAGATTGATACAAAAGAGGTTTTGTAGGTTAATGGCAGGAAGCGAGTTGTATTACAGAGCCCAGAGAGTGGGGAGCGCGTGTCAAGCTTAATGATTTATTCAAGCTATATACCATCCCGGCTTGTTCCCAGCGCTGATTGGCTCCAGGCATGCGTCCACTGTCAGATGCGCACGCCTTAGCCTCCTACCGCACGAGCCCTGCCATTAAGATAACAGCAGTTTAAGGGTCGCTCAGTTACCTGATTATAAAAAAAacgagggggggggggcgtggagtAAAGGGTTTTGCAGAATGCAAAAAAGCTGGGATCGTAAACACACCGGTAGCTTGCAGAAGCCTTCTCCGATTATACTGTTGCTGCTGTTTTCCGAAGCGGGACAATCAAACTTGCAGAGAGCACCTACACTAAGCTCTGCCCTCATAAATAAGTAACTTGAAAGTGGTGGGAAGGTTCCTGCGGATTCTGCCTGggcttttattatttatttattttcttttctggaaggggtggggggaaggaaagtTCAAGGGGAGACAAAAGAAACGCCAcctgccaaatgcaaaagtcaCGCCGGGAACACCCTTACTTCACACTGTGGGCAGCGCTGGAGGGATGAACTGTATAATGCAGTGATTATTACTCAGTATATTCATGGATTAGCTTGCCTTGAAATGCAGTGGATGGTTTCTTGTTCCCTCTTTAAATGTGAAGGTACCAGTCACTAGTTCTAATTCCCCAAGCATATCTAAGATCATACAGTTCCAGGAACTTCTTTCTGGAGCAATTAACAAGCCTGCTTTTACTATGTTAGCCAGTACAAATCCTGCTACAAAAGGCAAATGGTAAGTAAGCAGAGTAGCATGCCTTTTATTTTCAAGAGAGGTGGTTGTTTTTTCTTTGCCCCCAGACGGTGTATTTGCTGCTACTTTCCAGCATCCTATCAATAATCCCATGCAGGAGATTGCAAACAGAGGTTAGCCCATCGTTTCTATGCGCCCGAAGATTAATTTCTCTATGTACAACTCAACGGGCATAGTTATCTCTTTAACAGGGAAAACAGTTTGGCTTCATTGTCCGGTTGCCAGCACCGTCTTTTGAGAAAGGGAGCCTGGCTAGTCTTCTGACCAAACTCAAAGGTTAgttaaaacacaaaaaacagctgAAAATCTTCATGAATAATGCTGCTCCCCTGAGCTCAGAGCAGTGCAAGCGCACATTTCAATGCCAGAGCATTTTGTTATGCTGCTCGCCTAAGTCAGAATTTCACAGAAAAGGCAGAGAAGAAAAGCGTCAACAATTAGGGGTCGCCTGTCAGAAAACATTAACGCCTTCCTCTCCCAGCTTGTCAAGCGTGCTGAAAATAAAAACTGCCATAACGAATCGCACCTCCACCCTGAGAAGCAAGGGGGggatttctttctctctttctttctttctttttttgtaagACTAGATAGATGCACGGTTCTACTCAGCTCCGGAGACTAGTCCATCTCAGAAGAAAAATACAGGGATCTACATCGAGATACCCTCTCATTATGTTTCTTTCGCTCTCTCTTTGACACTCTCACACATTACAATTAAGGGCCACTCAGATAAGCTTACATTTTCCATAAACACCTGTATTTCCTACTTTCAAGTTTGTCCTTTCCTGAGTTACTCCTTCGAAGTTCAAGTGGCACCCTCAGAGAACTTGTAACCCAGAACAGTGCCAGATTTCGGAATACCATCTCCTACTTCTTAAAGCCCCAACAGCATAACCCACTATCCCCCTCGCTTTTATTTGTAAATACATTCCTGCTAGTCAGTTTTCCAGTCTATAGACTGACTATGATGATAAGGGCCATAGAAGTAGCTGgatagggtcagatcctcagctagtgtaaatgggtgtaacattgaagtcaaaggagctatTCCACTTTACAGCAGCCGAGAATCTGACCCTGTAGATTTTTAACCATTGAAAACTACTGTATAAAATGTACTCCCCACCACTGCAAATATATATGCCTCAGTTTGTCTAAATAGTGGCATATCCCATTACAATGGCATTCCAGCTTTTAAAATTCAGCCAGACTCTTCAAAATAACAGAAATCTAGACATTGATTTTACTGGTCAAGACATTGATTTTGCCAAGCCTGTAAACCACAAGGGAGTCTGTATGATACATGATTAAAACAATGCTTGGATACAATTCTTAAAGTGAACTTAGCTTcccttgttaaaaaaaacaaataaaaaaataaaaataaatgctagTATTCTACAGCAATGGTCCCAAACACTATATCCTACAGTAGTTATACCCTAGGTTATTGGAGAACACTGTAATATTTTCATAAGGGTTGGGAACATGAAATTATGGCAAAGCATCAACTAATGGAAGGAACTGCTATTTCCCCAAATTGTGATAAAATGTTCTAGCTGGCTCATACCAGGACACAGCTCAGACAACATTAAAAACAGGCTACATTAGACTGTGCCTTTAAGAGATGGGCTGAGGGCAGTATGGATTCATGCTGCCCCAGGAGGACCTTTGGAAAGTGTTGTGTCTTCAGAGAGGCATAGTCCCTCCCTGAGCACCTTGTTGCACTCCAGGAGTATGCAGCCCACTCCcccagcagagagagggcagcAAAGTCACTGCTCCCTACCTCTTTGGGGCAACATGTCCCGCAGTACTAGTATGCAAAGGAATCAGTTCCTTTGCTCCCCAGAGCATAGGGATTTTCATTGCCTCTGGACCTGTTACAGGGCCTGGGCTCGGGGAAGACTCTTTGTGCCTTTTTTGATCCTTTTCCTATGTACCCATGGAAGGACCAGTCATTGTCCAGACTAGAATTCATTGGATGGATGCTTCTCTGCACCTATGCTGACAGAAAAGAACACAATCAGATGGCAAGGTAATAGAGAGGTAGTCTTGTAGCCAAGACACTGGAGTAGGacccaggagacctgagttctattctaGCCTCTTCCGACTCCCTGCTACAATCTCTGTGCGGCTgtagttccccagctgtaaaatggagataatactatTTCCTCACCTCACAGAGATCTGGTGATAAGATGGTGCTGGAGAATATATATAAATGCTAGATAATGTGGGAGACAGAGGGCCTTTACAGCAGATAGTGTCTCTGCTCTTGCAGATTTCCTGGGCACCAAAAGGAAGTCCAAACTGCAGTTCAGCATGCCCGAAGCAGCGTTAAATCCCATTCTGCATTTCTAACCACCCTCCTCAGAGGGGGAATCATGcacacattttcaaaagggctcagctTCCACGGAGGCACCAAATTTGGCCATAATAAGTGgaagctgctgggagctgagcccttTTGTAAATCTGGTCCTGATTGTGGGTGCCAAGCACTTGAAAACCTAGCCCAATGGGCCATATTCTTCAATCCCCGCTTAATCCCCTTTCAAGCAAAATAGCCAGGTGGTTGGTGTGATATGGTAGCTCCTGCTCTGTCAAATTAATGCCAAAAAGTTGTTTCACTTTTTGTTTATCCTATAAACTGCAAATGTCAAGTTTCCAATAGCTCCAGAGGAAGAGAGATAAAGATCATTGAGGCTACTTATGTCTCCTTGACTAGCTTAGACCAATCTTTTGTGAAATGGAAAGAATAGAAAGTGGCCATGTATATAAAGCTGACTTCCCTTTAAAATCGTACCCCAAATTAATTTAGTCCCTAATGCACATAAGCTTTTTAAAGAGAGATCCCTACTAAGCCACCTTTGGGATGGACTTTTAATAtatttctttcccctctcctcccccctcaaaccacacttctctttctctctcttcctgcagttGATTGGAGCTGTGAGCCATTTTAATTTGCACTGGCTGCACAGGGAGATCTATATTACTCTAGAGCAGGAAAAGGAAAAGCCCCATATTGGTAAAGTGTGAAATGCTGTTTTGATTGAAAAGGGAAACCATTTCGACGGGATTATCCTGTGACAATGTAGATTAAAACCCTGCCATATGGCCTAGATAGGCTTGCTTTTACTTTCAGGTAACAATGCTTTGCTAATTAAGTAGTGAtgacatttctaaatgaaaaaataaagccACCTGTATGTGAAATAAAGGCCGCCAAGGAAGAGAAGACATTCAATGGTACTAACAACACTGGAAATCAACCCCTCTATCTTTGTGATTTGCTTTCAATAGAAGATAACAAATTAAACAGATTCTATCAAGTAAACAATAATTCACGTGTGCTCTTTTAGAAATGAATTTAGTGCTCCAGAAAGGTGACAGTATGGGAAAGCCAAGTGCAGCAATTGAGCCTGATTCCCAGCCAGaaacccaggctgggactgaggagtAAGATCTTTTCAATGGAACTTTTGCATGTAAGTTCCTATCTTTATAATGCTGTACTGCCATGCTAGCTTTCTGGTCTGGGTGACCAATGGCCAGAGCTATTTTATGCAGAAAGGCTCTTAGCTCACATCTGAGTCTCCAGCTCCCCACTTCCTTCCCTTTCATCCCACACTGTCTGTTTGCCTCCTACATGTTGTCCAAATGGCGGCTGCTCTGGCTGGGCAGTTAGCCTCTGTCTGATGATAAAAGTCTGACTATCAACTGTTTTCACACCCACACCATGGAGGGCATGTGCCCATCTACCTAttttccttctccctctctccccccacatctgCCCTGTCAGACAACACTCTACTTCTCCCAGCCTCTCAAACCTCATTCACCAGCTCAACATGGCAGCTGGCAGCATCATGCAGCCAAAGCACATGTGTGCACAAGCACACCGTCTAGATTCAAATCCTGGAAACATTCATTTGTGCAAAATTCAACAGTTTATTGAGACAGTGGTTGCAGGAAAAATTTGGTTAGTATTCTCACATTATATGAGGTAGACATGGACATTGCAATGCCCTGTAACACATGTTCCTACAGGAAAAGAGCTTTTCCTTAGGGATAGCAAAGCTCTTAATGGCTTCTCACAGGCTTACAAAGAGAAAGACATGGATGCTTCGGACAATCACTGTAGATCCCTATCTATTTTTCTCTGCACTTTTTGCCAGGTCTGCAGAGGAGATAAAGCAGAATCTAAGACTGAGAAATAGCTCTCTTTCGGTCCAG includes the following:
- the ASCL1 gene encoding achaete-scute homolog 1: MASASPAKMDSGASQFLQPACFFAAAQSVPPPPPPPLSPAGRQPSPASKAAAAAPKPVKRQRSSSPELMRCKRRLNFSGFGYSLPQQQPAAVARRNERERNRVKLVNLGFATLREHVPNGAANKKMSKVETLRSAVEYIRALQQLLDEHDAVSAAFQAGVLSPTISPGYSHDMNSMAGSPVSSYSSDDGSYDPLSPEEQELLDFTNWF